TTTTTGCTTAAGCTCATGTATTTTGGTAACCGATGACAGTCATCCCTAACAATTTTCCAATTCTTAACTCTTTTAGGTAATAGACTTGCAAGTATTTGCTACACCACGTATTACATTAAAGCCACTTGTCCCCAGCTTCCCCTGTTTCGCAAAGATCCTTGTATCGCTCATGGAAAAGGTGAATGAGAAACAGAGCTCATCTTTGATGCTTCTTATTGTTCTAATCATTTTCCTATTTTTTGACCAGTCTTATAATATTTTCACCTCCTGTACTCTGTTGTAGCcacatgttgattttggactaaaGCTTCTTGGAGCTGATGTGATGTCAGTGCCTGGTCTTTACAGATTCGTTCAGGTGTTTCACTTGTTTTGAAAAGTTGATCTTCATATCAGCGTTTAAATTGTAATTTTCTGCATATAATGAGCTACATGTTACTTCTGCAGCTGTCTTTTCTGCTCCAGTTATTTGCACACTTCTAGACTGAGATTTTCACTGGAAAACTGACCAAGAATTATGATGCTCAAACTTGTTCAGAATCAGGATTATTAGGATCTTAAAGTAAACAACAACAACTTATGTTGAATGTTTCCAAAAGTGTAGAGAAGCTATACCTGTTCTAGACTTGCTTGTGTTTATTCTGCGTCCTTTTTGAATGTAGCTACGAGCATCAGCTGTAACCCAGAACATCACCACCCAGTAGTGACATTTATACAGCATTGGCCTATGTATCATTGTTGAAGAGATGTGTATATTAAGTTTGCTGTTTGTGCCTTCGTTTTATTTTCTATGTTCCTGATGTACATTCTTTTTCTCTACATTTATCCACAGGAGACGATCAAGAAGCAGGTTGCCAACATGTATCTTTGGCCTAAAACGCTGGAAGTGCCAATAATGGACCCTTCAAAGTAGGTTTACCAGATTCTTCTTTTTATATCTTCACCTCTAACTGACTTCCTATATTAAGCATCTCTTATGTGCTTCTTGCAGAGCTATGAAGAAGCCCACTGGTATCCTAAATGTGGTTGTCGTCCGAGCATATAAATTGAAGAAAAAAGATCTTTTGGGCAAGTCCGATCCATACGTAAAGCTAAAGCTCGCGGATGACAATCTTCCATCAAAGAAAACAACAGTCAAGCGTAGCAACCTTAACCCTGAATGGAATGAGGAATTCAAGTTGGTTGTTAAGGATCCAGAATCTCAAGCTCTGGAGTTGAGTGTCTACGATTGGGAACAGGTatgcctttgtactatatctctTTGGTCGGTCATCTACTGTCTTGTCTCATAATGTGCTGTTTTGTCCATATATTTCTTCCTCTAGGTTGGAAAACATGAGAAAATGGGCATGAATGCTATCCCATTGAAAGATCTCATCCCTGACGAGACAAAGTCTCTAACCCTTGAACTGCTCAAGAACATGGATCCTAGTGATCCTCAGAACGACAAGTTGCGTGGACAGATTGTTCTTGAGGTCACTTACAAGCCATTTAAGGAAGGGGAAGTTGCAAACAACATAAGTGACGGTGAAAACGATGTAGAAAAGGCCCCTGAAGGCACTCCTGTGGGTGGCGGCTTGCTTGTGGTCATCGTACATGAAGCTCAAGATCTTGAGGGGAAGCACCACACAAATCCATATGTTAGAATCCTTTtcagaggagaagagaagaagaccaAGGTAGAAATTTATGCAGTTGCCTTGCTGCATTCATCAGTTCCAATCAGCATCGCACAAGGTATCTTATTTTGTGTGTAATTGTATGCAGTACATCAAGAAAAACAGGGACCCGCGTTGGGAAGAGGAGTTCCAGTTCATGTGTGAGGAACCACCCACAAATGATAAAATGCATGTAGAGGTTCTCAGTAGGCCACCAAGTATTGGAATCCACTCGAAGGTATGACCAATATCTTTCGCATTCGAGAATTTTGTTACTTTGTCTCTTCTATGTAGTTTCTAGCTTTATTTTCTGGATCATAGTTTTGCAGCGAAATGGATCCAAGTCTAATGCATGCTTATCCtgattatctttatttttttcggTTTACCTTCACtgtaactaattgattatgttacaTAAAATGACATGCAAAACTTAATTTATCCAATTAAAAGAGCCCCCGAAGAGGCTATATACACTCTGAGACATCCAGGCCAGCAACATTGTGGAGGCACAAGGTTGTTGCCAAAACTCATAATAAACCCGACGAACCTGTTTGTGTCGGTGTTATGAGTTATTTATGTTTTATATCATATTGACAAATAAAGTAAGATTAGTTGTGATATCCTAAAACTGCCATGAGGCCTCGAAGGGACCCTACTACCCTTTGAATGAGTGGTTGTGGTAAGAAAATATAGGAGTTTGGGGAACCAATGTATGCAGTTTCTCCCTACAAGGTGCAAAAATGCATTTGCCACTGGAATGCTGATGGCAAAGGAGCAACTTTATGATGGCGCACCAAATCTAGCCCTCTAAATCCTAGCAATGCacggttttcttttcctttttatttttttttcaacgaTGGCCTGTCTATATGTGGGACTTTGCATTGCCTGCGAATTGTCATATGCTGTTCATCAAGAGTACTTGTACAATAGACATTAATCTGGAGCTTACTaatgtttattttgaaattatttgtcAGGAAATTCTGGGGTATGTCGTCATCAGCCTTGCAGATGTTGTCAACAATAAGAGAATCAACGAGAAATATCATCTAATCGACTCCAAAAATGGTCGCATACAAGTTGAGCTGCAGTGGCGGGCATCATAGTTGAGCCACACTGTTTACTGTCTCTACAAGTAAATATTTATTGAGAACTTGTGGCGTACCGCATGCTGAATAATTGGAGAATAAATTTCTGTATATATCTGAATCAGAGATTGCTCTCATCCTCAGAATTTCTGTTTACGTTTTCATAGCTTCATAGAACTTTGTGTTTGAGATTTTTCTTAAAATTCTTTTTTTGAGTGGTGTAAGCATGTTGTCTACGATGGTTTGTCAGAAAGGAGGGGTGTGCGCATGTCGTCTTTACTTTTTGTGTGTAGTGAGTGTCGGTCGTGCCTCCCGTGCCTGTTACGATAGATTTATTTGGGTCATGGAAATGATTTATTTGGGATTTTCTCCTTCCACGAATAGATTTCATTATTTATGATAGACAGTAAAGACGACGCAAAGCTGTTGTAGAAGTAATATGAACAAACAGTGGAAACCAAGTCGACGAAACAGCAACTCGATTTCACATTCATACACATTTCAGGTGGAAGTAATTTTGTTACTTTGGCTCTTCCATGTGTATAAAATGCAGGATTATTTTGCTGtgtgcatacatatatacatacatacatacacaaaaGATCACATCCACTCCCATTGATTAACCCTAACATGAGGCCAAAGCTTGGATTTAGGTAATAAATCACAACCAACCAAGTTAAAAGAAAATGCAACTTTACCATTGGAACTCAACGAGAACAAACTAAAATCTTTTTAAGTATATCAACAGACATgttcctaatcatgaaaggagacCTGTAATAGAACACGCAGGGAAACCTTAGGCATTGTTGTTTACCAGAGATGATACTGAGTTGGAAGAGAATCAGATACAAGTAGCATAAAAAGAAACATCCCTGAATATAAAATGTTGGATATTCCACAGGCCATAGAGATGTCACAGTACAAATTCGAGCTCCAAAGAAAATGCAGGCCCTCGGTCCACCGCCACAAGAAACTAGTGGCACCCAAAAGAAAGATAATTGTTCTGCAAGTAAAACAAAGTTAACACAGGGGTTGTAGCAGTTATAGTTTTTAACGATGAACTTTGAGATTACTGAAAAAGATTGGAGAGATGATGGTGACATGTAGCATGCTGGTTAGCAGAAAAGAGTTCAGCGAAGCATCAAGCATGAAGGAATGTGCAAGGTTTACAACTCGGTGCAATATCAGATACATAAATATCAGCACATTATCTCTGCCGTTGTTGAACAATGTTCGTGAGATTTTTGTTTTTCCAAAGTCCTCAttacagaattaaaaaaaaaaaaggaagcagCTAGAGATATTCAAACATGTTAAATCTACTCACAACTCCTTTTTAAGGTATAAGAATATGCCACTAGAAAGGAAACAAAATCGTTATGAAGGTTCAGGAGACTACAAATAAACCCAGAAGTAGTTTTGAGATAAGATCTAAACAACAATTATTACCTCAGATAACAAGGCATAAGCAGCCTAAACTAATCCTTTATTTATCACCACCTTTTTCTGACTCGTCTTCCTTTTGCTTCTGCTGGGTCTGAAAATACAAGCAAAACAAACACCAGGTTCAGCATCAGAGCTTCACGTGTTAGAAACACATGCAATTGCAAATAAAAGCACAGGAATAACAACCAAAGCAGCTTAGCAGGAAAAAAAGGGTCATGTACAAGAACACTCATGAGTACATCACTTACTAGGTACTTTAAACGCAAATGTACTTT
The DNA window shown above is from Musa acuminata AAA Group cultivar baxijiao chromosome BXJ2-4, Cavendish_Baxijiao_AAA, whole genome shotgun sequence and carries:
- the LOC135611028 gene encoding synaptotagmin-2-like, whose product is MGFLSSLLGFLGFGTGIGVGLLIGYCFFIYFQPTDVKDPEIRPLAELDSKSLEQMFPEIPQWVKNPDFDRIDWLNKFLELLWPYLDKAICKTAKEIAKPIIAENTAKYKIDSVEFETLTLGSLPPTLQGMKMYITDEKEIIMEPSLKWAGNPNVTVVVKAFGLKATAQVIDLQVFATPRITLKPLVPSFPCFAKILVSLMEKPHVDFGLKLLGADVMSVPGLYRFVQETIKKQVANMYLWPKTLEVPIMDPSKAMKKPTGILNVVVVRAYKLKKKDLLGKSDPYVKLKLADDNLPSKKTTVKRSNLNPEWNEEFKLVVKDPESQALELSVYDWEQVGKHEKMGMNAIPLKDLIPDETKSLTLELLKNMDPSDPQNDKLRGQIVLEVTYKPFKEGEVANNISDGENDVEKAPEGTPVGGGLLVVIVHEAQDLEGKHHTNPYVRILFRGEEKKTKYIKKNRDPRWEEEFQFMCEEPPTNDKMHVEVLSRPPSIGIHSKEILGYVVISLADVVNNKRINEKYHLIDSKNGRIQVELQWRAS